In the Diachasmimorpha longicaudata isolate KC_UGA_2023 chromosome 1, iyDiaLong2, whole genome shotgun sequence genome, one interval contains:
- the LOC135160310 gene encoding ubiquitin carboxyl-terminal hydrolase 14 isoform X2, with amino-acid sequence MPQYTVKVKWGKELFPNVEVNTDEEPMLFKAQLFALTGVQPERQKVMLKGMTLKDEDWGNIKLKDEEDMPAEPIEKPIFVEDMNEAEIATALDLPAGLTNLGNTCYLNATVQCLKTVPPLREALKNFPGGFASVGGISLPSLGPAQCITASLRNLYEAMDKGASLRPIVLVQMMHLAFPRFAEKSEHGGFQQQDANECWTELVRMLQQKLPAEANPNAGENAPKPSSIIEQYFGGTFDTELKCVETEDEEPTKGKEDFLQLSCFISNDLKYMHSGLKNKLQEQLTKMSSTLGRDAVYTKTSKISRLPAYLTIQFVRFFYKENRATNAKILKDVKFPMEFDAYDLCTPELQAKLLPMREKFKALEDKKVEEAQRMRDKKEKGQNEPEENMKTESFCFPEDLGSNNSGYYRLQAVLTHRGRSSNSGHYVAWVRQKGNSWIKCDDETVSVVSNEEILKLSGGGEWHCAYVLLYGPKILEVPIETEEGSKAE; translated from the exons ATGCCCCAATACACAG TTAAAGTCAAATGGGGAAAGGAGTTATTTCCAAACGTAGAGGTGAATACCGATGAGGAGCCAATGCTGTTCAAAGCTCAACTATTTGCACTGACTGGAGTACAGCCTGAGAGACAAAAAGTTATGCTAAAGGGTATGACACTGAAGGACGAGGATTGGGGGAATATCAAATTGAAAGAT GAGGAGGACATGCCAGCTGAGCCAATCGAGAAGCCCATATTTGTAGAGGATATGAATGAGGCGGAAATTGCAACTGCACTGGACTTGCCTGCTGGTTTAACGAATCTAGGCAATACTTGCTATTTAAATGCCACTGTGCAGTGTCTTAAAACAGTTCCACCACTTCGTGAggcgttgaaaaattttcccggGGGATTTGCCTCAGTTGGAGGCATTTCTCTTCCATCACTAGGACCAGCCCAATGTATAACAGCATCCCTCAGGAATCTTTATGAGGCCATGGATAAGGGAGCATCACTTCGACCTATTGTTCTTGTGCAAATGATGCATTTAGCATTTCCAAGATTTGCTGAGAAATCAGAGCATGGGGGTTTTCAACAGCAAGATGCCAATGAATGCTGGACTGAACTTGTGAGAATGTTGCAGCAGAAATTACCCGCTGAG GCTAATCCAAATGCCGGAGAGAATGCTCCCAAACCATCATCTATTATTGAACAATACTTTGGAGGGACATTTGATACAGAATTAAAATGTGTTGAAACTGAGGATGAGGAGCCAACAAAAGGAAAAGAGGATTTTTTGCAATTGAGCTGTTTTATATCCAACGATCTGAAGTACATGCATTCAGGCTTAAAGAATAAATTGCAAGAGCAGCTCACGAAAATGTCATCGACACTTGGAAGGGACGCTGTTTATACAAAAACG tcCAAAATTAGTAGATTGCCAGCTTACCTCACTATTCAATTCGTTCGTTTCTTTTATAAAGAAAACCGAGCAACAAATGCCAAGATATTGAAAGATGTTAAATTTCCAATGGAATTTGATGCATACGATCTTTGCACTCCAGAACTACAGGCTAAATTACTGCCAATGCGTGAAAAATTTAAGGCACTTGAGGATAAGAAAGTGGAAGAGGCACAGCGTATGAGAGACAAAAAGGAAAAAGGACAAAATGAACCGGAGGAAAATATGAAGACGGAATCTTTCTGTTTTCCTGAGG atttGGGCTCGAATAACAGTGGTTATTACAGACTCCAAGCTGTACTTACCCATAGAGGCCGTTCCAGCAACAGCGGTCATTATGTCGCATGGGTGCGTCAAAAAGGTAACTCATGGATTAAATGCGACGACGAGACTGTCAGTGTGGTAAGCAACGAGGAAATATTAAAACTCAGTGGAGGTGGTGAGTGGCATTGCGCTTACGTTCTTCTATATGGACCGAAAATTCTTGAAGTGCCAATTGAGACTGAGGAAGGCAGCAAGGCAGAATAA
- the LOC135160310 gene encoding ubiquitin carboxyl-terminal hydrolase 14 isoform X3 yields the protein MMGSKEEDMPAEPIEKPIFVEDMNEAEIATALDLPAGLTNLGNTCYLNATVQCLKTVPPLREALKNFPGGFASVGGISLPSLGPAQCITASLRNLYEAMDKGASLRPIVLVQMMHLAFPRFAEKSEHGGFQQQDANECWTELVRMLQQKLPAEANPNAGENAPKPSSIIEQYFGGTFDTELKCVETEDEEPTKGKEDFLQLSCFISNDLKYMHSGLKNKLQEQLTKMSSTLGRDAVYTKTSKISRLPAYLTIQFVRFFYKENRATNAKILKDVKFPMEFDAYDLCTPELQAKLLPMREKFKALEDKKVEEAQRMRDKKEKGQNEPEENMKTESFCFPEDLGSNNSGYYRLQAVLTHRGRSSNSGHYVAWVRQKGNSWIKCDDETVSVVSNEEILKLSGGGEWHCAYVLLYGPKILEVPIETEEGSKAE from the exons ATGATGGGCTCTAAGGAGGAGGACATGCCAGCTGAGCCAATCGAGAAGCCCATATTTGTAGAGGATATGAATGAGGCGGAAATTGCAACTGCACTGGACTTGCCTGCTGGTTTAACGAATCTAGGCAATACTTGCTATTTAAATGCCACTGTGCAGTGTCTTAAAACAGTTCCACCACTTCGTGAggcgttgaaaaattttcccggGGGATTTGCCTCAGTTGGAGGCATTTCTCTTCCATCACTAGGACCAGCCCAATGTATAACAGCATCCCTCAGGAATCTTTATGAGGCCATGGATAAGGGAGCATCACTTCGACCTATTGTTCTTGTGCAAATGATGCATTTAGCATTTCCAAGATTTGCTGAGAAATCAGAGCATGGGGGTTTTCAACAGCAAGATGCCAATGAATGCTGGACTGAACTTGTGAGAATGTTGCAGCAGAAATTACCCGCTGAG GCTAATCCAAATGCCGGAGAGAATGCTCCCAAACCATCATCTATTATTGAACAATACTTTGGAGGGACATTTGATACAGAATTAAAATGTGTTGAAACTGAGGATGAGGAGCCAACAAAAGGAAAAGAGGATTTTTTGCAATTGAGCTGTTTTATATCCAACGATCTGAAGTACATGCATTCAGGCTTAAAGAATAAATTGCAAGAGCAGCTCACGAAAATGTCATCGACACTTGGAAGGGACGCTGTTTATACAAAAACG tcCAAAATTAGTAGATTGCCAGCTTACCTCACTATTCAATTCGTTCGTTTCTTTTATAAAGAAAACCGAGCAACAAATGCCAAGATATTGAAAGATGTTAAATTTCCAATGGAATTTGATGCATACGATCTTTGCACTCCAGAACTACAGGCTAAATTACTGCCAATGCGTGAAAAATTTAAGGCACTTGAGGATAAGAAAGTGGAAGAGGCACAGCGTATGAGAGACAAAAAGGAAAAAGGACAAAATGAACCGGAGGAAAATATGAAGACGGAATCTTTCTGTTTTCCTGAGG atttGGGCTCGAATAACAGTGGTTATTACAGACTCCAAGCTGTACTTACCCATAGAGGCCGTTCCAGCAACAGCGGTCATTATGTCGCATGGGTGCGTCAAAAAGGTAACTCATGGATTAAATGCGACGACGAGACTGTCAGTGTGGTAAGCAACGAGGAAATATTAAAACTCAGTGGAGGTGGTGAGTGGCATTGCGCTTACGTTCTTCTATATGGACCGAAAATTCTTGAAGTGCCAATTGAGACTGAGGAAGGCAGCAAGGCAGAATAA
- the LOC135160705 gene encoding uncharacterized protein LOC135160705 translates to MAGDRNSTAARSHLFDADEPSSPEYTNTHTYIRLINAFDYSVLLIYLFFSFPSDGFLHSYYAFGFRVCETMKKNAVYLLTSRSLPSTRISGRSSTFILLLKGFAGFFSKREINCARDSRLGICKI, encoded by the exons ATGGCTGGGGATAGGAATTCAACCGCTGCACGTTCGCACTTGTTCGACGCTGACGAGCCGAGCTCGCCCGAATACACCAACACACACACCTACATCCGACTTATCAATGCCTTTGACTACTCAGTTTTACTTATTTAtctctttttctcttttccttCGGATGGGTTTTTACACTCCTACTATGCTTTTG gTTTCAGAGTGTGTGAGACTATGAAAAAAAACGCCGTTTACCTTTTAACATCACGCAGCCTCCCTTCGACAAGGATCTCAGGGAGGTCGTCCACTTTTATTCTCCTCCTCAAAGGATTCGcaggatttttttcgaaaagagaaattaattgCGCACGCGATTCCAGACTTGGAATTtgcaaaatataa
- the LOC135160310 gene encoding ubiquitin carboxyl-terminal hydrolase 14 isoform X1 has translation MPQYTVKVKWGKELFPNVEVNTDEEPMLFKAQLFALTGVQPERQKVMLKGMTLKDEDWGNIKLKDGVTVLMMGSKEEDMPAEPIEKPIFVEDMNEAEIATALDLPAGLTNLGNTCYLNATVQCLKTVPPLREALKNFPGGFASVGGISLPSLGPAQCITASLRNLYEAMDKGASLRPIVLVQMMHLAFPRFAEKSEHGGFQQQDANECWTELVRMLQQKLPAEANPNAGENAPKPSSIIEQYFGGTFDTELKCVETEDEEPTKGKEDFLQLSCFISNDLKYMHSGLKNKLQEQLTKMSSTLGRDAVYTKTSKISRLPAYLTIQFVRFFYKENRATNAKILKDVKFPMEFDAYDLCTPELQAKLLPMREKFKALEDKKVEEAQRMRDKKEKGQNEPEENMKTESFCFPEDLGSNNSGYYRLQAVLTHRGRSSNSGHYVAWVRQKGNSWIKCDDETVSVVSNEEILKLSGGGEWHCAYVLLYGPKILEVPIETEEGSKAE, from the exons ATGCCCCAATACACAG TTAAAGTCAAATGGGGAAAGGAGTTATTTCCAAACGTAGAGGTGAATACCGATGAGGAGCCAATGCTGTTCAAAGCTCAACTATTTGCACTGACTGGAGTACAGCCTGAGAGACAAAAAGTTATGCTAAAGGGTATGACACTGAAGGACGAGGATTGGGGGAATATCAAATTGAAAGAT GGAGTAACAGTATTGATGATGGGCTCTAAGGAGGAGGACATGCCAGCTGAGCCAATCGAGAAGCCCATATTTGTAGAGGATATGAATGAGGCGGAAATTGCAACTGCACTGGACTTGCCTGCTGGTTTAACGAATCTAGGCAATACTTGCTATTTAAATGCCACTGTGCAGTGTCTTAAAACAGTTCCACCACTTCGTGAggcgttgaaaaattttcccggGGGATTTGCCTCAGTTGGAGGCATTTCTCTTCCATCACTAGGACCAGCCCAATGTATAACAGCATCCCTCAGGAATCTTTATGAGGCCATGGATAAGGGAGCATCACTTCGACCTATTGTTCTTGTGCAAATGATGCATTTAGCATTTCCAAGATTTGCTGAGAAATCAGAGCATGGGGGTTTTCAACAGCAAGATGCCAATGAATGCTGGACTGAACTTGTGAGAATGTTGCAGCAGAAATTACCCGCTGAG GCTAATCCAAATGCCGGAGAGAATGCTCCCAAACCATCATCTATTATTGAACAATACTTTGGAGGGACATTTGATACAGAATTAAAATGTGTTGAAACTGAGGATGAGGAGCCAACAAAAGGAAAAGAGGATTTTTTGCAATTGAGCTGTTTTATATCCAACGATCTGAAGTACATGCATTCAGGCTTAAAGAATAAATTGCAAGAGCAGCTCACGAAAATGTCATCGACACTTGGAAGGGACGCTGTTTATACAAAAACG tcCAAAATTAGTAGATTGCCAGCTTACCTCACTATTCAATTCGTTCGTTTCTTTTATAAAGAAAACCGAGCAACAAATGCCAAGATATTGAAAGATGTTAAATTTCCAATGGAATTTGATGCATACGATCTTTGCACTCCAGAACTACAGGCTAAATTACTGCCAATGCGTGAAAAATTTAAGGCACTTGAGGATAAGAAAGTGGAAGAGGCACAGCGTATGAGAGACAAAAAGGAAAAAGGACAAAATGAACCGGAGGAAAATATGAAGACGGAATCTTTCTGTTTTCCTGAGG atttGGGCTCGAATAACAGTGGTTATTACAGACTCCAAGCTGTACTTACCCATAGAGGCCGTTCCAGCAACAGCGGTCATTATGTCGCATGGGTGCGTCAAAAAGGTAACTCATGGATTAAATGCGACGACGAGACTGTCAGTGTGGTAAGCAACGAGGAAATATTAAAACTCAGTGGAGGTGGTGAGTGGCATTGCGCTTACGTTCTTCTATATGGACCGAAAATTCTTGAAGTGCCAATTGAGACTGAGGAAGGCAGCAAGGCAGAATAA